A single Paenibacillus kribbensis DNA region contains:
- a CDS encoding beta-glucoside-specific PTS transporter subunit IIABC: MKYETLAKDIIQNVGGKENVNSLTHCITRLRFKLKDESKANTEVLKNMDGVVTVVKSGGQYQVVIGNHVPEVYADVAAIGGFQAGSSEEASNEKVSLFNKFIDTISGVFTPTLGVLSATGMIKGFTALFVALGWLTNTSGTYQILNALGDCLFYFFPIFLGYTSAKKFNANIFIGMAIGASLVYPTFSAITATGKPLYTLFSGTIFESPVYITFLGIPVILMSYASTVLPIIISTYVGSKIENFFKRVIPSVVRTFLVPFFTLLVIVPLALIVIGPLSTWAGQLLGAGTLFVYNLSPIIEGILMGAFWQVFVIFGLHWGLVPIALNNLAVLKFDPILAATLGASFAQTGVVLAILFKTKNAKLRSLSIPAVISGIFGVTEPAIYGITLPRKKPFILSCIGAAVGGGIIGAMGTKGYILGGLGIFAIPSYISPTGMDRGFYGAVIGILVSFVLGFLLMFFGGFKDDEVKETKKEDRTTGGAQGEVLVKQETVISPLKGEVKPLSEVTDEAFSTGALGKGVAIEPSEGKVVAPVDGVLTSLFSSGHAIGITSDHGVEVLIHVGKDTVKLKGQHFYPKVKQGDAVKKGQLLMEFDMEAIKEAGYVLTTPVIVANTANYLDVIETEKKSVEYQEDLLTVVV, encoded by the coding sequence ATGAAGTATGAGACATTAGCAAAAGACATCATCCAAAATGTCGGTGGCAAAGAAAATGTGAATAGTCTAACTCATTGTATTACACGTTTGCGTTTCAAACTAAAAGATGAAAGTAAAGCCAATACAGAGGTTTTGAAAAATATGGATGGGGTTGTCACGGTAGTAAAAAGCGGTGGACAATACCAGGTTGTTATAGGCAACCATGTACCTGAGGTGTATGCAGATGTGGCCGCTATAGGCGGTTTCCAGGCAGGTTCTTCGGAAGAAGCATCTAATGAAAAGGTGAGCTTGTTTAATAAATTTATCGATACCATTTCAGGGGTATTTACACCAACGCTTGGTGTTCTGAGTGCCACAGGTATGATTAAGGGATTTACTGCCTTATTTGTAGCTTTGGGCTGGCTCACTAACACATCAGGTACTTATCAAATTCTCAATGCTTTAGGAGATTGCTTATTTTACTTTTTCCCTATTTTCCTGGGATACACGTCAGCTAAAAAGTTCAATGCCAATATTTTTATAGGCATGGCCATCGGGGCATCGCTTGTTTATCCAACATTTAGCGCGATAACAGCAACAGGCAAACCGCTATACACTTTATTTAGCGGTACTATATTTGAGTCACCGGTATATATCACCTTCTTGGGTATTCCGGTAATTCTGATGAGCTATGCGTCAACCGTTCTTCCGATTATCATATCCACCTATGTAGGCTCAAAAATAGAAAATTTCTTTAAAAGGGTAATTCCTAGTGTAGTAAGAACATTTTTAGTTCCATTTTTCACCTTGTTAGTTATTGTACCATTAGCACTGATTGTGATTGGCCCGCTCTCGACTTGGGCAGGTCAACTGCTGGGGGCAGGCACTCTCTTTGTGTATAACTTAAGTCCGATTATTGAAGGTATACTCATGGGCGCTTTCTGGCAAGTATTTGTTATCTTCGGATTACACTGGGGACTTGTTCCTATCGCGCTTAACAACTTGGCAGTGCTCAAATTCGACCCGATCCTGGCTGCGACGCTTGGAGCTTCCTTTGCCCAGACGGGTGTCGTACTGGCGATTTTGTTTAAAACTAAAAACGCAAAATTAAGATCTCTTTCCATTCCAGCAGTCATTTCGGGGATTTTTGGTGTTACAGAGCCCGCGATTTACGGGATTACATTGCCACGCAAGAAACCATTTATTTTAAGCTGTATAGGGGCTGCAGTAGGTGGCGGTATTATAGGAGCGATGGGAACGAAAGGGTATATCTTGGGTGGCTTGGGTATTTTCGCCATTCCAAGTTATATCAGCCCTACAGGAATGGACAGAGGATTTTATGGAGCGGTTATTGGTATCCTGGTAAGTTTTGTGTTAGGCTTCCTGCTGATGTTCTTTGGCGGATTTAAAGATGATGAAGTAAAAGAGACCAAGAAGGAGGATCGTACAACAGGAGGAGCACAAGGAGAAGTTTTAGTAAAACAAGAGACAGTTATCAGCCCGTTAAAGGGTGAAGTGAAGCCTTTATCTGAAGTAACTGACGAAGCCTTCTCGACAGGTGCTCTTGGTAAAGGAGTTGCCATTGAGCCTTCCGAAGGCAAGGTTGTTGCACCAGTAGATGGCGTATTAACCTCATTATTTTCGTCAGGCCATGCGATCGGAATTACAAGTGATCACGGTGTTGAGGTCCTCATCCATGTAGGCAAGGATACGGTCAAATTAAAAGGCCAACATTTTTATCCTAAAGTAAAACAGGGGGATGCTGTTAAAAAAGGACAGCTGCTCATGGAGTTTGATATGGAGGCTATTAAAGAGGCAGGTTATGTTTTGACCACACCTGTTATCGTTGCCAATACGGCGAATTATCTGGATGTCATTGAAACCGAGAAAAAGTCGGTTGAGTATCAAGAGGATCTGTTGACCGTCGTGGTCTGA
- the narJ gene encoding nitrate reductase molybdenum cofactor assembly chaperone, with translation MINVAKLYECKPSFGFFAQQLMYPEKLDFHPAFLEASFDPGHPAYTHANKYWSLMQEFSMEEIQEMYTETFDFQKNCALYMTYFKFEDAKERGQMLVKLKVLYEMYGLEMPDGELPDYLPLMCEFLYAAEWAQDPKTTENFRMPVAILEDGTYHLLKALEKMESPYFHLVKGLRETLKACVEQEAATL, from the coding sequence GTGATTAATGTAGCGAAGCTGTATGAATGCAAGCCTTCATTCGGGTTTTTCGCCCAACAACTCATGTACCCAGAAAAGCTGGATTTTCATCCGGCTTTTCTGGAAGCATCATTTGATCCGGGTCATCCTGCGTATACGCACGCTAACAAGTACTGGTCTCTTATGCAAGAATTCAGCATGGAAGAGATTCAGGAGATGTATACGGAAACCTTCGATTTTCAAAAAAATTGCGCACTATATATGACTTACTTCAAGTTTGAAGATGCAAAAGAAAGAGGACAAATGCTGGTCAAATTAAAGGTTTTATATGAGATGTACGGTCTTGAAATGCCGGATGGAGAGCTGCCGGATTACTTGCCACTCATGTGTGAATTTTTGTATGCCGCCGAATGGGCACAAGATCCGAAGACGACAGAAAACTTCCGCATGCCTGTCGCAATTTTAGAAGACGGCACCTATCATTTGCTTAAAGCGCTGGAAAAAATGGAAAGCCCGTATTTTCATCTGGTCAAGGGGCTGCGTGAAACGCTTAAAGCTTGCGTAGAACAGGAGGCAGCCACGCTATGA
- a CDS encoding ThiF family adenylyltransferase has product MNERYSRQILFRPIGGEGQRNLSAAVVTIIGCGALGSAIAEALVRAGVGELHLVDRDYVELSNLQRQQLFTEQDAAEMLPKVMAAEKRLKAIREDVRLYTYLDNLDAELVQELAGKSTLLMDATDNFETRLLINDAALKTGIPWIYGACVGSTGVVFPFVPGESACFRCLLPSLPAINQTCDTAGIISPAVQVTAALQCAEAMKWLTGRRDKMRSKVHLFDLWENTQMDIGISRIRNQDCPTCGEHPAFPALTAPRRSAYAALCGRDVVQVLPDPNRPITLDDAEKMGRLMAENVKRTPYFVEFYAFKHRMILFKNGRLLIHGIGSIAKGQKLYHQLFG; this is encoded by the coding sequence ATGAATGAGCGTTATTCAAGACAGATATTGTTTAGACCCATCGGCGGTGAAGGACAACGTAATCTGTCCGCAGCTGTCGTCACCATTATTGGTTGCGGGGCGTTGGGTTCCGCCATTGCCGAAGCACTGGTAAGGGCTGGCGTTGGAGAGCTTCACCTTGTTGATCGTGATTATGTGGAGCTGTCGAATCTGCAACGTCAGCAGCTGTTCACGGAGCAGGATGCTGCGGAAATGCTGCCCAAGGTCATGGCTGCCGAAAAAAGGCTGAAGGCCATACGAGAAGACGTACGTTTGTACACATATCTCGACAACCTGGATGCCGAGCTTGTTCAAGAGCTTGCTGGCAAAAGCACATTGTTGATGGATGCTACGGACAATTTTGAAACCCGTCTACTTATAAACGATGCCGCACTGAAGACCGGAATTCCATGGATTTACGGAGCCTGTGTTGGAAGCACAGGCGTCGTTTTTCCTTTCGTACCGGGCGAGTCGGCCTGTTTTCGCTGCCTTCTGCCATCATTGCCGGCGATCAATCAGACCTGCGATACGGCTGGAATTATTTCGCCCGCAGTCCAGGTGACAGCCGCTCTCCAATGTGCAGAAGCCATGAAGTGGCTGACTGGTAGACGTGATAAAATGCGCAGCAAGGTTCATCTATTTGATCTATGGGAGAACACACAGATGGACATAGGGATTTCCCGTATCCGCAACCAGGATTGTCCAACCTGTGGAGAACACCCTGCATTTCCTGCACTGACTGCACCACGCCGCTCGGCGTATGCTGCGCTGTGTGGACGGGATGTTGTGCAGGTTCTTCCGGACCCTAATCGTCCGATTACACTCGATGATGCCGAGAAAATGGGTAGACTTATGGCCGAAAATGTAAAAAGAACCCCATATTTCGTTGAATTTTATGCCTTTAAGCATCGAATGATTTTATTCAAAAACGGAAGGCTTCTCATTCACGGTATTGGAAGTATTGCCAAAGGTCAAAAGCTATATCATCAGTTGTTCGGCTGA
- a CDS encoding nitrate/nitrite transporter codes for MIRKLQLPLQTMNLILGFSVWVIISSLMPFITEDIAIPSGKLAMVTAIPVVLGSILRIPLGYYANIFGARIVFLVSFILLLFPVYYISEASTMMDLIIGGLFLGIGGAVFSVGVTSLPKYYPKEKHGFVNGIYGVGNLGTAVTTFSAPIVATQVGWTLTVKLYLILLLVFIVLNFFFGDRHETKVKTPIMEQIKGVYKNEKLWFFSLFYFITFGSFVAFTVYLPNFLVSNFELTKVDAGMRTAGFIAIATFFRPIGGWLADRFQPLFLLVGTFAVYTVAAILLAFSPGITLYTVGCLAIAVCAGVGNGVIFKLVPFYFNKQAGIVNGIVSMMGGLGGFFPPILLSSIHAATGHYSIGFMLLSQVALASLILVMWLYYQGRLTAATEAIDAVGQGNFKKQKEIQK; via the coding sequence ATGATTAGAAAGTTGCAGTTGCCACTACAAACAATGAACTTGATCCTTGGATTTAGTGTATGGGTTATCATTTCTTCCCTCATGCCGTTCATTACCGAGGATATTGCTATTCCATCCGGAAAATTGGCCATGGTTACGGCGATTCCGGTCGTGCTCGGATCGATTCTACGCATTCCGTTAGGCTATTATGCCAACATCTTCGGAGCAAGAATCGTTTTTCTCGTCAGCTTTATTTTGCTTTTGTTCCCGGTCTACTATATCAGTGAAGCTTCTACGATGATGGATTTAATTATCGGTGGCTTGTTCCTGGGGATTGGCGGAGCGGTGTTCTCGGTTGGGGTGACTTCGCTGCCCAAGTATTATCCGAAGGAAAAGCATGGCTTTGTCAACGGGATATATGGTGTGGGGAACCTGGGGACAGCAGTAACTACCTTCTCCGCTCCAATTGTAGCGACGCAGGTAGGATGGACACTTACAGTCAAGCTGTACCTTATTTTATTGCTTGTTTTTATCGTTTTGAATTTCTTCTTTGGGGACCGTCATGAAACTAAAGTAAAAACACCGATTATGGAGCAGATCAAAGGGGTTTACAAAAATGAAAAGCTTTGGTTTTTCTCGCTCTTTTATTTTATTACGTTTGGTTCATTTGTAGCGTTCACGGTGTACTTGCCGAATTTCCTGGTATCGAATTTTGAGCTGACTAAAGTGGATGCAGGGATGCGTACAGCAGGCTTTATTGCGATTGCGACATTCTTCCGCCCCATCGGCGGCTGGCTGGCGGATCGGTTTCAGCCTCTGTTCCTGCTGGTAGGTACGTTTGCCGTTTATACGGTCGCTGCGATTCTTTTGGCTTTTTCACCAGGGATTACCCTTTATACTGTAGGCTGCCTGGCTATCGCTGTATGTGCGGGAGTCGGGAACGGTGTCATTTTCAAGCTGGTTCCATTCTATTTTAATAAGCAGGCAGGCATAGTGAACGGTATTGTATCCATGATGGGCGGCCTCGGTGGCTTTTTCCCTCCGATCCTGTTATCGTCGATTCATGCTGCAACTGGCCATTACTCCATTGGATTCATGCTGCTCTCCCAAGTGGCGCTGGCTAGCCTGATCCTTGTCATGTGGCTGTATTATCAAGGACGCTTAACTGCGGCTACTGAAGCGATCGATGCGGTGGGGCAAGGCAACTTTAAAAAACAAAAAGAAATCCAAAAGTAA
- a CDS encoding response regulator transcription factor: MKIVLADDHAIVRSGFSMILNFQSDMEVVGTAADGIEAYTMVAKCKPDILIMDLSMPPGESGLIATGKIKEDHPDTKILILTMHDDEEYLFHILKSGASGYVLKNAPDEELLLAIRTIHGGGTYIHPKMATSLVREFIKKDTTSQTEDPFEILTKRELEILPLVAKGYGNKEVAEKLFISVKTVEANKAKIMEKLNLRSRPELVQYALKKKMLDF, encoded by the coding sequence ATCAAAATTGTGTTAGCAGATGACCATGCGATTGTACGAAGCGGATTTTCCATGATTCTCAACTTCCAATCGGATATGGAGGTTGTCGGAACGGCTGCAGACGGAATTGAAGCGTACACAATGGTAGCTAAATGTAAGCCGGATATTCTAATCATGGACCTCAGCATGCCGCCAGGCGAAAGTGGATTGATCGCTACAGGCAAGATTAAGGAGGACCATCCTGATACTAAAATTCTGATTCTGACCATGCATGACGATGAAGAATATCTGTTTCATATTTTGAAGAGTGGCGCTTCGGGATATGTTTTGAAAAATGCACCAGATGAGGAGCTATTGCTTGCCATACGAACCATTCATGGGGGCGGAACTTATATCCATCCTAAAATGGCCACTTCTCTCGTTCGTGAGTTCATCAAGAAAGATACAACATCACAAACAGAAGATCCGTTTGAGATCCTGACCAAGCGGGAACTGGAGATTCTCCCTTTGGTCGCAAAGGGATATGGTAACAAGGAAGTTGCTGAAAAGCTGTTCATTTCTGTCAAGACGGTGGAAGCGAACAAAGCCAAAATCATGGAGAAGCTGAACTTAAGAAGTCGGCCTGAGCTGGTCCAATATGCATTAAAGAAAAAAATGCTGGATTTTTAA
- a CDS encoding molybdenum cofactor biosynthesis protein MoaE: MSVFEIVTEPIVPQTYADYVLRPEAGAVTMFTGHVREWTEGVRTLYLAYEAYVPMAQKKLAEIGREIEEKWIGTKVAIAHRIGELQIGDIAVVIAVSSPHRSDAYEANEYAIERIKEIVPIWKQEIWEDGTQWIGNQRKKPKEIIYD; encoded by the coding sequence ATGAGTGTTTTTGAAATCGTGACTGAGCCTATTGTTCCGCAGACTTATGCGGATTATGTCCTAAGGCCGGAAGCGGGAGCGGTGACCATGTTTACAGGGCACGTCCGGGAGTGGACCGAAGGTGTGCGAACCTTATACCTCGCTTATGAGGCCTATGTACCCATGGCTCAAAAAAAGCTCGCGGAAATTGGTCGCGAAATCGAAGAAAAATGGATAGGGACCAAAGTGGCCATTGCACACCGGATTGGCGAGCTTCAAATCGGTGATATTGCCGTTGTCATCGCTGTTTCTTCACCACATCGCTCGGATGCGTATGAGGCGAATGAATATGCGATCGAACGAATCAAAGAAATAGTCCCTATATGGAAACAAGAGATTTGGGAAGATGGAACGCAGTGGATCGGAAATCAGAGGAAAAAGCCGAAGGAGATCATTTATGATTAA
- the licT gene encoding BglG family transcription antiterminator LicT, which yields MIITKIFNNNAIIAKDSKRDEFVVMGRGIAFKKSAGEQVEEHLIEKVFVLKQKDASEKFKLLLEDVPTEYVSLCYDIIEYGKSILEAQLSDYIYVSLTDHMNNAFKMFDEGLKNTNPLIWEIKKFYPKEFGVGLKALDFIEDETGKRLSEDEAGNIALHLINAQVNSSYNKVADVAQQTQKIQDILNIIKYSYNTTLDEHSIGYERFVTHLRFFFQRLNKKEKTELEDDFLWRQVKAKYKKAHGCMLKIEKYLNTVLSDEEKLYITIHIQRLTQRQN from the coding sequence ATGATCATAACGAAGATATTTAATAATAACGCCATAATAGCCAAAGATTCAAAAAGGGATGAATTTGTTGTTATGGGCCGCGGTATTGCATTCAAAAAGAGTGCAGGAGAGCAAGTAGAAGAGCATTTAATCGAAAAGGTGTTCGTGCTTAAACAAAAAGATGCTTCAGAGAAATTTAAATTATTGTTAGAGGATGTTCCTACAGAATATGTTTCGTTATGTTATGACATCATTGAATATGGAAAAAGTATATTAGAAGCACAATTGAGCGATTATATATATGTGTCGCTTACGGATCACATGAACAATGCATTTAAAATGTTTGATGAAGGGCTTAAAAATACAAATCCATTAATTTGGGAAATCAAAAAATTTTATCCCAAAGAATTCGGGGTTGGATTAAAAGCACTGGACTTTATTGAAGATGAGACGGGCAAACGATTGTCAGAAGATGAAGCAGGTAATATAGCTCTTCATTTAATCAATGCTCAAGTAAACAGCTCCTACAATAAGGTAGCAGATGTTGCACAGCAAACTCAAAAAATACAGGATATCTTGAATATTATTAAATACTCTTATAACACTACCCTGGATGAGCACTCGATCGGTTATGAGCGATTTGTTACACATCTAAGATTCTTCTTTCAGCGATTAAATAAAAAAGAAAAAACAGAACTGGAAGACGATTTTCTGTGGAGACAAGTGAAAGCAAAGTATAAAAAGGCCCACGGCTGTATGCTGAAGATCGAGAAATACTTGAATACGGTATTGTCGGATGAGGAAAAGCTGTATATCACGATTCATATTCAGCGGCTGACCCAAAGACAAAATTAA
- the moaD gene encoding molybdopterin converting factor subunit 1 yields MIKLYYFAGLREVTGKAEEMADLAGQTVGDLYNWITDQYPAVPISSVRIALNEEYALSTDVVQDGDVVAFIPPVSGG; encoded by the coding sequence ATGATTAAGCTGTACTATTTTGCAGGACTCCGTGAGGTGACGGGAAAAGCTGAAGAGATGGCAGATTTGGCAGGCCAAACTGTAGGCGACTTATACAATTGGATAACAGATCAATATCCGGCTGTGCCAATCAGTTCTGTACGAATTGCGTTAAACGAGGAGTATGCGTTGTCCACGGATGTGGTGCAGGATGGAGACGTTGTAGCCTTTATTCCGCCAGTCAGCGGCGGCTAA
- a CDS encoding GAF domain-containing protein, protein MNNRMDYQRELERIREHFGYDFMALALVEPAEYQYVIKWKNAAGNLNDRFKRIVLQSGKGIAGVVFKTGKSIFIPSVYQFVGADNLFNYPIVQSERLQSLGAVPLWNDARVAGVLLGGFRKEQLMTEAMMRDLEALARRGIGELNGKEVM, encoded by the coding sequence ATGAATAATAGGATGGATTATCAAAGGGAGCTTGAGCGAATTCGCGAGCATTTCGGTTATGATTTCATGGCGCTTGCTCTTGTTGAACCGGCCGAATATCAATACGTAATTAAATGGAAAAATGCGGCCGGGAATTTAAATGATCGCTTTAAACGGATTGTGCTGCAATCCGGAAAGGGCATAGCAGGAGTCGTATTTAAAACCGGAAAATCCATTTTCATTCCATCTGTTTATCAATTTGTGGGTGCAGACAACCTGTTTAACTATCCTATCGTCCAATCCGAGAGGCTCCAGAGTCTCGGGGCTGTACCCCTGTGGAATGATGCTCGCGTCGCGGGTGTACTGCTTGGTGGATTTCGTAAAGAACAGCTGATGACCGAAGCCATGATGCGCGATCTGGAAGCCTTGGCGCGGAGAGGAATTGGAGAGCTGAACGGGAAGGAAGTGATGTAA
- the narI gene encoding respiratory nitrate reductase subunit gamma gives MMLEQFLWVIFPYMCLVIFIVGHIFRYRTDQFNWTAKSSEFIEKKQLMIGSLLFHLGIIPVIFGHISGLGIPKTWMHALGVNDHLYHIGALYIGGIFGAITFLGMLILTFRRLTLRNVRRLSSASDLIVNIMLFALVCMGMFATLVTNAVQPEFDYRETISIWFRGLFIFRVDPSLMRDVPLSFKLHVLMGFAIFAFWPFTRLVHVWSVPLNYVRRSYILYRRHKSN, from the coding sequence ATGATGCTAGAGCAGTTTTTATGGGTTATTTTCCCTTACATGTGTTTGGTCATCTTTATTGTTGGCCACATTTTTCGCTACAGAACAGACCAGTTCAATTGGACAGCGAAATCAAGTGAATTTATTGAAAAGAAACAATTGATGATCGGCAGCCTCTTATTTCACCTGGGAATTATTCCGGTTATTTTCGGTCACATCTCCGGTCTGGGTATTCCAAAAACCTGGATGCACGCATTGGGTGTAAACGATCATTTGTATCACATTGGAGCATTATATATTGGGGGCATATTTGGAGCCATAACGTTCCTTGGTATGTTGATTCTCACCTTTCGTCGTTTAACCTTACGCAATGTACGCCGCTTAAGCTCAGCTTCTGACTTGATTGTAAACATAATGCTTTTTGCCCTTGTATGTATGGGGATGTTTGCGACTCTTGTAACGAACGCAGTACAGCCTGAATTTGATTATAGGGAAACCATCTCGATCTGGTTCCGCGGTTTATTCATATTCCGTGTTGACCCGTCACTGATGAGAGACGTACCGTTGTCTTTCAAGCTTCATGTACTTATGGGCTTTGCCATTTTTGCATTCTGGCCGTTCACCCGGCTTGTTCATGTGTGGAGTGTTCCATTGAATTATGTGCGCAGAAGTTATATTCTGTACAGAAGACATAAATCGAATTAG
- the moaA gene encoding GTP 3',8-cyclase MoaA, with the protein MNFHPLKDMLQRPIRDLRISVTDRCNFRCSYCMPKEIFGDDYAFLPQNECLSFEEIHRLTKLFVSLGVKKIRLTGGEPLMRRNLSDLVSQILSIDGVEDVGLTTNGVLLGQQAKPLYDAGLRRLNVSLDALDPELFGRLNGRGIKPDFILKQIEYAREIGFEIKINMVVQKGVNDSEILPMAAYFKEQGITLRFIEFMDVGNDNGWSFKRVLTKKEIFERLKNMYELEPVDQDYFGEVAKRYRYKDSDAQLGFITSVSESFCSSCTRARLSCDGKFYTCLFASGGFDLRQMLRNGANDQELLDVITSVWEQRTDRYSDERTEQTAKNRKKINMSYIGG; encoded by the coding sequence ATGAATTTTCATCCACTGAAAGACATGTTGCAGCGGCCGATTCGTGACCTGCGTATATCGGTTACGGACCGCTGCAATTTCCGCTGTTCCTATTGCATGCCCAAAGAAATTTTCGGTGACGATTACGCCTTTCTTCCCCAAAATGAATGTCTGTCGTTTGAAGAGATCCATCGGCTGACGAAGCTCTTTGTATCCCTGGGTGTAAAAAAAATCCGACTCACGGGCGGCGAACCATTAATGCGCAGGAATCTATCCGACCTGGTCTCCCAAATCCTGTCCATTGACGGAGTGGAAGATGTCGGCTTGACCACCAACGGTGTGCTGCTAGGACAGCAGGCTAAGCCTCTCTATGACGCGGGACTACGACGGCTTAATGTCAGTCTGGATGCTCTGGACCCCGAGCTGTTTGGGCGGTTGAATGGGCGGGGGATTAAGCCTGATTTTATTTTGAAGCAGATCGAATATGCAAGAGAAATCGGCTTTGAAATCAAGATCAATATGGTAGTCCAAAAAGGTGTGAATGACTCGGAGATTTTGCCGATGGCTGCTTATTTTAAGGAGCAGGGAATAACCCTTCGCTTTATCGAGTTTATGGATGTAGGGAATGACAACGGATGGAGCTTCAAGAGGGTACTGACAAAAAAGGAAATATTTGAACGACTTAAGAATATGTACGAGTTGGAGCCGGTGGATCAGGATTACTTTGGAGAAGTAGCAAAGCGTTATCGTTATAAAGACAGCGATGCACAGCTTGGCTTTATTACTTCGGTTTCTGAATCGTTTTGTTCGTCCTGCACACGTGCCCGCTTATCGTGCGATGGCAAGTTTTATACGTGCTTGTTTGCTTCAGGCGGATTCGATCTGCGCCAGATGCTTCGTAATGGAGCGAATGACCAGGAACTACTTGATGTGATTACTTCAGTGTGGGAACAACGCACAGACCGGTATTCCGATGAACGTACTGAACAGACAGCAAAAAATAGAAAAAAGATTAACATGTCCTACATTGGCGGTTAA
- a CDS encoding sensor histidine kinase, producing the protein MTLSVGTDSLSSLMLKLFENSTEAIFFFDRQGDTLAMNPAAEEIVRDDVLIQLYEGKEKALCGTCRGYTSDTEPRTCLDCYFNVPESKNFASFQVYLETKRNGMVPYAASFHTIDAENGIRVLMLRDLTLQFQTQEKLYQNKMMKHVIEAQENERKRLSRELHDSVAQELMSAVVELRVLKYMTNDDQLLKNMKQTEASMTRLLDDIRNLSVELRPATLDDFGLEAAFRSHFKRIEQSYGLVVEFVSDLPRKRYGSEKETVIYRVCQEAVLNALKYAQVDTIKVSLSEHDHALRLTVEDNGIGFEKGGKPIGTGLGLYGMQERAELVGGSFGVLSNVGQGTKVFLQIPIGQGEE; encoded by the coding sequence TTGACATTGTCTGTAGGGACCGACTCTTTGAGTTCGTTAATGCTGAAATTGTTTGAGAACAGTACAGAAGCTATTTTCTTTTTTGATAGACAAGGGGATACCCTGGCTATGAACCCGGCTGCTGAAGAGATCGTGAGGGATGACGTCCTCATTCAACTCTATGAAGGGAAGGAAAAAGCTTTATGCGGAACATGCAGAGGCTATACAAGCGACACAGAGCCCCGCACCTGTCTTGATTGTTATTTCAATGTGCCCGAATCCAAAAATTTCGCTTCTTTCCAGGTCTATTTGGAAACAAAGCGAAACGGAATGGTTCCCTATGCCGCTTCTTTTCACACGATTGATGCTGAAAATGGAATTCGGGTGTTGATGCTGAGAGATTTGACTCTGCAATTTCAGACGCAAGAAAAATTGTATCAAAACAAAATGATGAAGCATGTCATTGAAGCGCAGGAAAACGAGCGTAAGCGGCTTTCCAGGGAGCTGCATGATAGTGTTGCTCAGGAATTGATGAGCGCGGTTGTTGAATTACGAGTGTTAAAATATATGACGAATGATGACCAGCTCCTCAAAAACATGAAGCAGACCGAAGCATCCATGACGCGATTGCTGGATGATATCCGCAACCTGTCTGTGGAACTCCGTCCTGCTACCCTTGATGATTTTGGACTTGAAGCAGCCTTCCGTTCCCACTTCAAGCGGATCGAGCAAAGCTATGGTCTGGTGGTTGAGTTTGTGTCCGATCTTCCCCGCAAGCGATATGGAAGTGAAAAGGAAACCGTTATTTACCGTGTTTGTCAGGAGGCCGTTCTCAATGCCTTGAAGTATGCCCAGGTAGACACAATCAAAGTTTCTTTGTCCGAGCATGATCATGCGCTTCGTTTGACTGTAGAGGACAATGGAATTGGCTTTGAAAAGGGGGGCAAGCCTATTGGAACAGGGCTCGGTTTATACGGTATGCAGGAGCGGGCAGAGCTGGTAGGCGGAAGCTTTGGTGTCCTTTCGAATGTTGGCCAAGGAACCAAAGTCTTTTTACAAATTCCGATTGGACAAGGGGAGGAATAG